In Drechmeria coniospora strain ARSEF 6962 chromosome 03, whole genome shotgun sequence, the DNA window GGATCGAACGGGCACGATGTGATGGTGAAGGGGTGCCACTGGTACCGCGAGATGGACGGCACCTGTAGGAAGAGCCACTGGCCGGCCTTGTACCGGAACGAGGGCTTGCTGAActgcagctcgacgacatcgtAGGGGTGGCGGATGACACGGGTGATGGCCGTCTCGCGGCGGGCTCGGATCTCGCGAAAAAggcgctcggcgaggtaCAAGGCACCGGTGCAGAGCTCCCAGCGCCAGCCGAGGTATCCGATGCAGTGCGTCCAAtactcgtcgccggcaaagGGGGAGTAGGCGTCGACCGAGTCGCGGACGAAGCAGCCGACGGTATGGGTGTAGAGGGCAAGGAGGAAGGGGATGAAGAGGTGGTGCGTGTACCAAAACGTCTCAAACGACTGCTGGCGGATGCGCGCATGGGCCGTCGTGTACATGAGCAGCATGCACAGCATCATGACGTGGCCCGTGATGCCGCCGGGCTGAGCGTAATGAATCTGCAGGGCACTGACGGGGCGGATCTGGGTGATTTCGACGTTGTAGAAGTTGACATAGTGGGCGGCCACGTGGGCGACGGTGAAGACGAGAAGAGCGTAGGCAAGCTGGCGGTGCATCCAGAGGTTCTCGTCGAGCGGGAGGAAGCGCACCTTGGGGCGGATCCAGCGCATGATGGTACGACAGACGGGGAGCAGAATGAGCATGCCATCGACTGAGAGGacaaggccggcgccgcgcgAGATCCAGACCGAATATCGCAGAGTGTTGAGGCCCGCAAGGCGCGAGTCGGAGGCTTGCTTCCACCTAGGCGACGGAGGTCAGTTCAAGGTGGATTCAGGGGCATGTACATTGATGACAGGATATTTGGCATCTGGGCTGCTGGGTCGGTAGGGGAGGTGATGGAACAGCGTACCATCCATAGGCAAATATGGCGAAATGAAATGACCAGAAGAGAAAGTGAAAGCCGAGCTTTTGACGGGTGAACTGCTTGCGGATCAATTCCCGATAACCCATTTGTGCCGCCATCGTTCCTCGTGCCAATCGGAACCTGGTATTTCTTGTCTATTgtcggccggcgacgtcagGTATAAATGCTGGTCGTGCGAGATGGCGGCGGACAACGCTCAGAAGAGCGGCGGTCGTGATATCTCGAGAATGGCGGCTGGCGGGTTGAATCTGTGGTCCCAGTGGTTTGGGAGCCGTATGCTATACTACCATGCAGAGGAGAGGCTGCCAGGTGAGAAACAAGGTTTGGACGCGAAGGGGCAGTGACCGAACCAGGCGGGTATCAGCAATGAGTAGAAAGGAATGAAATGGCAGGAGAGGGAAGGAGGAACAAGTGAGAAGTGGGTTAGGATGAAGTGGGAGCGGGAGATGACGGCGAGCCACGAGGGAGTACCGCAGCTTGGCCGTCCCCTTTTCGTTGAAGAGGCTAGaatggaggacgaggacaagggcGAAGATGATAAAGTTGGTGGTGAGTGGCAGTGATGGGTGCCAGGTGACGGGTAACGGGAGTTGTCGGTCGGGCGTGTCGTGGCGTTGCCAGCCCAAGGCTGGACTCGCCTCGGAGACTCCTCGGAGACGACTCGGAGACGCGAAGATCAAACGTAGCAGCAGCTGGCAGTGGATCCAAGGGACTCTCTAGAAGCCACAGACTTtggcgacgagacgagggcggTCCAGCAAGGTTGCAATGTGCGACTGACTGGCGTTTCGGAGGGGTCTCGCGAGGCGTCGTTTTTGAGGCCACAGCATGCTTGAGCGTGTAGGGAAGAGAGTACGAACGGAGGAGGTCGGATCATGGGAGGCAAGCTGGACCGTCAATTAGGCATGCCGAGCACCGGATGCTGCAGATTCAGAGCGTTAAAGGTCAAGCAAAAGGAGATCAGCCGGGCCAGAAGCCAACAGACCGTCAATTGCCGGCCGTCATCACTGGAACGGCGCGCCCGACCTGGAGATGGACGGATAGATGGGAGGATGCATGTgtggatggacggatggacgaAGGGTGCTCGCACGAGGAGAGCCGAAAAGAAAAGAAATACGCCGGCAATGCTGACGATGCTGGCGATGCTCAACTGCTGATGATCAGGTGCTGATACTCGGTGCTCACTGGCAGGAAGCGACGACCGCCAAGCCGCTTCGGGTGAGCTCGGCGCTTCCACCGCCAACGAGGAACAAGAGCCGGGCCATGCGTTTCCTTCACACATCCATTCGGTAGGTGTATCCGTGCAAGGATGCGGAAGACAGGACAGGGGACGAGTATTGCCGAGTCTCGAGCAGGGACGAGGGCACACGTGCTCGGCGCACCCATCACAACAGGAGGAGGTTCAGTTCTCAGGGGGCAGGGGGAGGGGCGTCATGGAGAGGCGCCAAAGAAAGGCAGGAAGAGAGAAGCAGGGAGGGCTGCAAGGCAATCTGGGAGATTCGCCTTTACCGCTCCGCGTCATCACACGATCACGCCGCGGAGTTGGAGAGTTGGACCCTGAAACGGAGCTGCTGCAGGCGAAACAGTGGCGGCCTCTGCTGGCAGCCGGCAGCCGGTGCTGGCAGCAGTGAGGTATTACCTCCACCTGCGCctaagtactaaagtacgCCCATTTGCTCACAGCTTGCACACTTCGGCGATACTAACATGGatactaggtaattacccAGTAGGTACTCGCCTTGGCAGTAGGCACGCCTGTGTTGCCTTGGCTGCGTCAACCCAGACGTACCAGTACGCGGTGTCCAATGGGCAAGTTTGGCCATCGTGCACACCACCGGCCCATCTGTCGGTTTACCACGCAGCGCTGCCAGTATTACCCGTCCACCAAAACGGTCGCTATCTAATACTTCATAATACCTAGTGGTTGAATATCAACCAGCCATCCCCTACTAGATTGTACGAGTAGCCTGCATTCTTGGACATTGTAAGGCGCAGCCGCCACTGTGGTAATATAATACCAGATAATACCAGAGCAAGTATTATGCAGATAGTACCTAGGATGGAAGTATTTCGGACTCTCACAGAGGTTTGAAAGTCATTCTCGGCAATACTTGAGGCTTGTACTGGACACAACCAGTGCTGTGCACTTCAGACCCTAGGTTCTAGGTACCtagtgtgcttgtacttgtcgttCATTAGTGGTGGGTGTTTGGCGTAAATGTACTCTTTattgtattactccgtactccgaaaTACAATGTCTcgcgcagtacggagtacggagtagtaatgAACAAAGTATACGAGGTGCTAGCGCAAGAAGGCatataagtacctagtacaagTGAGCAGGTACCCAGTAGGCACCTGTGTACCACCCCCAGTGGTATTATCGCgtctgtactgtgctgtagaAGGCACCAACAACCAAGAAGTTACTAGGCCATTACCAAGGCCCCCCCCCAATCGAACAACGTATACTGGTA includes these proteins:
- a CDS encoding NADPH oxidase; this translates as MAAQMGYRELIRKQFTRQKLGFHFLFWSFHFAIFAYGWWKQASDSRLAGLNTLRYSVWISRGAGLVLSVDGMLILLPVCRTIMRWIRPKVRFLPLDENLWMHRQLAYALLVFTVAHVAAHYVNFYNVEITQIRPVSALQIHYAQPGGITGHVMMLCMLLMYTTAHARIRQQSFETFWYTHHLFIPFLLALYTHTVGCFVRDSVDAYSPFAGDEYWTHCIGYLGWRWELCTGALYLAERLFREIRARRETAITRVIRHPYDVVELQFSKPSFRYKAGQWLFLQVPSISRYQWHPFTITSCPFDPYVSVHVRQIGDFTRALGDATGAGSAQAKLYDGVDPMGMYEVALQNGQQMPSLRIDGPYGAPAEDVFENEIAVLIGTGIGVTPWAAILKNIWHLRNSPNPPTRLRRVEFIWVCKDTGSFEWFQTLLSSLEEQSDEAARLPGSSGLEFLKIHTYLTQKLDMDTTQNIVLNSVGADMDPLTELRSRTNFGRPDFKHLFTTMRNGILDRTYLNGLEGSMRTTVGVYFCGPTAAARDIKTACKSATTREVKFRFWKEHF